A window of the Phragmites australis chromosome 20, lpPhrAust1.1, whole genome shotgun sequence genome harbors these coding sequences:
- the LOC133901903 gene encoding uncharacterized protein LOC133901903: MEDDRRLRDDPSIIDNPFLQLLLFTPPIHSEDQASAPGSILLDPYGYVSDRTNGTTAEGFTRDGNLILVTFWPASPPRASCFTVHCPDLKPSAFGDLPKVISAEDDLVLLRVAICPRGEHLFDKSSDYFVYQAGTKNKAPSLKLVPTPPDLEITDDGTVLLRCRDHDMFFLATLRRSFINLQYAGRQFDLQLYNSKTERWSTKLMHVDSPENFAYHYANNVITIGGELGSVGWVDLWRGILICDLLLDNHSLRYIPLPSPLVPKPPRGQPMFIRNIIVLKGYIKYFEMHRCITKGWEATTMMMNFSNIGSGNSWEVDCTIKFSEVPVNSPAHAQMLPILLEGKDTEPTLKRLHASYPVLSLHDDDVVYIMANPNPFEDKASVIAVDMRNKTLKGVSDFGSGRPAGYGFTFLQSGISKHLGIWSSTRKRGNAVRRIAAETGRKGIAAPSGK, encoded by the coding sequence ATGGAAGACGATCGCCGTCTTCGCGATGATCCGTCAATCATTGACAACCCATTCCTGCAGTTGCTCTTGTTCACTCCGCCTATCCACTCCGAGGACCAGGCTTCTGCGCCGGGGTCGATCCTCCTCGACCCGTACGGCTACGTCAGCGATCGCACCAACGGCACCACCGCCGAGGGCTTCACGAGGGACGGCAACCTCATCCTGGTCACCTTCTGGCCGGCCAGCCCGCCTCGCGCTTCCTGCTTCACCGTCCATTGCCCCGACCTCAAGCCCTCCGCGTTCGGCGACTTGCCCAAGGTCATCAGCGCGGAGGACGACCTCGTCCTGCTCCGCGTCGCCATCTGCCCTCGGGGCGAACACCTGTTTGACAAGAGCAGCGACTACTTCGTCTATCAGGCCGGCACCAAGAACAAGGCGCCATCGCTTAAGCTGGTCCCCACGCCCCCCGACCTCGAGATCACCGACGACGGGACTGTCCTGCTGCGCTGCCGCGACCACGACATGTTCTTCCTCGCCACTCTCCGTAGGTCGTTCATCAATTTGCAGTACGCCGGGAGGCAGTTCGATCTCCAGCTGTACAATTCCAAGACTGAGAGATGGAGCACCAAGTTGATGCATGTTGATTCACCGGAGAATTTCGCGTATCACTATGCCAACAACGTGATCACCATCGGAGGGGAGCTCGGTTCAGTGGGCTGGGTCGACCTCTGGCGGGGCATCCTCATCTGTGACCTGCTCCTGGACAACCACAGTCTTCGCTACATCCCACTACCGTCGCCACTGGTGCCCAAGCCGCCCAGGGGTCAACCGATGTTTATTCGGAACATCATTGTCCTCAAAGGTTACATCAAGTACTTTGAGATGCACAGATGCATCACTAAAGGTTGGGAGGCtacaacaatgatgatgaatttttcAAATATTGGTTCTGGGAACAGCTGGGAGGTGGACTGCACTATCAAATTTTCTGAGGTCCCGGTGAACAGCCCGGCGCACGCCCAGATGCTGCCTATTCTGCTAGAGGGTAAGGATACAGAGCCAACCTTGAAGAGACTCCACGCAAGTTATCCTGTTCTGAGCTTGCACGACGATGATGTTGTTTACATCATGGCCAATCCTAATCCCTTTGAGGACAAGGCATCGGTGATTGCAGTTGATATGAGGAATAAGACTCTAAAAGGTGTGTCTGATTTTGGCTCTGGAAGACCCGCAGGTTACGGTTTCACCTTCCTACAAAGTGGGATCTCCAAGCATCTAGGTATTTGGTCCTCCACCAG